A window from Citrus sinensis cultivar Valencia sweet orange chromosome 3, DVS_A1.0, whole genome shotgun sequence encodes these proteins:
- the LOC102627074 gene encoding NAC domain-containing protein 86-like isoform X3, with protein sequence MESLMGFRFQPSNEQIICLLEKKRLNPRFLHHTIKDIDDICSLEPWDLAGASKTESEDQVCYFFYKPYYKYKESTRAHRRTNAGYWKVTGRGSKIKTRNGLSGIKKILTFYYHGPASKKAKTGWVMHEYHVNDDPSYKKEFVLCRIERKCENKHGISTSDEGESRQQLVSPIQLSPRDPRNLSEENTPTYSQQLPNHNLISCPGNHIEQNTPTFPQ encoded by the exons ATGGAGAGTCTCATGGGGTTCAGATTCCAGCCATCCAATGAACAAATCATCTGTCTTCTCGAGAAGAAGAGGCTTAACCCCCGTTTCTTGCATCACACTATCAAGGATATTGATGATATCTGCAGCCTTGAGCCTTGGGACTTGGCAG GGGCATCAAAAACTGAGTCCGAGGATCAAGTCTGTTACTTTTTCTATAAACCTTATTACAAATACAAGGAGAGTACACGTGCCCACAGAAGAACAAATGCAGGGTACTGGAAAGTTACTGGTAGAGGTTCCAAGATCAAAACCAGAAACGGCCTTTCTGGTATCAAAAAGATTTTGACTTTCTACTATCATGGTCCTGCTTCTAAGAAAGCTAAGACTGGCTGGGTTATGCATGAGTACCACGTGAACGACGATCCCAGTTACAAG AAAGAATTCGTATTGTGTCGCATAGAAAGAAAATGCGAGAACAAGCATGGTATTTCTACTTCTGATGAAGGTGAATCAAGACAACAATTGGTTTCTCCGATTCAGCTATCACCGCGAGACCCTAGAAATCTTAGTGAAGAAAATACTCCCACTTACTCTCAGCAACTACCAAATCACAATTTGATTTCTTGTCCAGGAAATCATATTGAACAAAATACTCCCACATTCCCTCAG TGA
- the LOC102627074 gene encoding protein NTM1-like 9 isoform X2: MESLMGFRFQPSNEQIICLLEKKRLNPRFLHHTIKDIDDICSLEPWDLAGASKTESEDQVCYFFYKPYYKYKESTRAHRRTNAGYWKVTGRGSKIKTRNGLSGIKKILTFYYHGPASKKAKTGWVMHEYHVNDDPSYKGENSRKDTGQTLTPDLNSSKSDGGTSTYAEDSSDPNNTAYIDAWLDEPLEDGGASTYAKDSSDPNNIAYIDTWLDEPLEAGRASTLAEDSSDTNNTAYMDGWINGLLL, translated from the exons ATGGAGAGTCTCATGGGGTTCAGATTCCAGCCATCCAATGAACAAATCATCTGTCTTCTCGAGAAGAAGAGGCTTAACCCCCGTTTCTTGCATCACACTATCAAGGATATTGATGATATCTGCAGCCTTGAGCCTTGGGACTTGGCAG GGGCATCAAAAACTGAGTCCGAGGATCAAGTCTGTTACTTTTTCTATAAACCTTATTACAAATACAAGGAGAGTACACGTGCCCACAGAAGAACAAATGCAGGGTACTGGAAAGTTACTGGTAGAGGTTCCAAGATCAAAACCAGAAACGGCCTTTCTGGTATCAAAAAGATTTTGACTTTCTACTATCATGGTCCTGCTTCTAAGAAAGCTAAGACTGGCTGGGTTATGCATGAGTACCACGTGAACGACGATCCCAGTTACAAG GGTGAAAATTCTCGCAAAGACACTGGACAAACCCTTACCCCCGATTTAAACTCATCAAAGTCAGATGGAGGAACTTCAACTTATGCAGAGGATAGCAGTGACCCAAATAACACTGCTTACATTGATGCATGGTTAGATGAGCCACTTGAGGATGGAGGAGCTTCAACTTATGCAAAGGATAGCAGTGACCCAAATAACATTGCTTACATCGATACATGGTTAGATGAGCCACTTGAGGCTGGAAGAGCTTCAACTCTTGCAGAGGATAGCAGTGACACAAATAACACTGCTTACATGGATGGATGGATAAATGGACTATTGCTTTAA
- the LOC102627074 gene encoding protein FEZ-like isoform X1, which translates to MESLMGFRFQPSNEQIICLLEKKRLNPRFLHHTIKDIDDICSLEPWDLAGASKTESEDQVCYFFYKPYYKYKESTRAHRRTNAGYWKVTGRGSKIKTRNGLSGIKKILTFYYHGPASKKAKTGWVMHEYHVNDDPSYKKEFVLCRIERKCENKHGISTSDEGESRQQLVSPIQLSPRDPRNLSEENTPTYSQQLPNHNLISCPGNHIEQNTPTFPQVIPNASWISPTDLLSSDHLNSNRNHILANQQLQPNHYLISPFGNQIEPDSNSNSFPRNLIGQYTLEYPQLLPNHGSVSPTELLPSDHLISNRNHIEGNIITNQQLQPHQNLIYHFGDQIEQISPTNPWLPPNRNLISFPGNLIEQLPSDHLISKQNLSEENSLKNLHLQPNHNSISNFGNQIKENSPTNPQLPLNSNLDSLLLNQPMVLHSSCSFVNYDISDYQINSDQVNDLINSQRAFQGENSRKDTGQTLTPDLNSSKSDGGTSTYAEDSSDPNNTAYIDAWLDEPLEDGGASTYAKDSSDPNNIAYIDTWLDEPLEAGRASTLAEDSSDTNNTAYMDGWINGLLL; encoded by the exons ATGGAGAGTCTCATGGGGTTCAGATTCCAGCCATCCAATGAACAAATCATCTGTCTTCTCGAGAAGAAGAGGCTTAACCCCCGTTTCTTGCATCACACTATCAAGGATATTGATGATATCTGCAGCCTTGAGCCTTGGGACTTGGCAG GGGCATCAAAAACTGAGTCCGAGGATCAAGTCTGTTACTTTTTCTATAAACCTTATTACAAATACAAGGAGAGTACACGTGCCCACAGAAGAACAAATGCAGGGTACTGGAAAGTTACTGGTAGAGGTTCCAAGATCAAAACCAGAAACGGCCTTTCTGGTATCAAAAAGATTTTGACTTTCTACTATCATGGTCCTGCTTCTAAGAAAGCTAAGACTGGCTGGGTTATGCATGAGTACCACGTGAACGACGATCCCAGTTACAAG AAAGAATTCGTATTGTGTCGCATAGAAAGAAAATGCGAGAACAAGCATGGTATTTCTACTTCTGATGAAGGTGAATCAAGACAACAATTGGTTTCTCCGATTCAGCTATCACCGCGAGACCCTAGAAATCTTAGTGAAGAAAATACTCCCACTTACTCTCAGCAACTACCAAATCACAATTTGATTTCTTGTCCAGGAAATCATATTGAACAAAATACTCCCACATTCCCTCAGGTAATACCAAATGCCAGTTGGATTTCTCCAACTGATCTACTATCAAGTGATCATTTGAATTCTAATAGGAACCATATTCTCGCAAATCAGCAGCTACAGCCAAATCATTATTTGATTTCTCCTTTTGGAAATCAAATTGAACCAGATAGCAATTCTAATTCCTTTCCTAGAAATCTTATTGGACAATATACTCTCGAATACCCTCAGTTACTACCAAACCACGGTTCGGTTTCTCCGACCGAACTATTACCAAGCGACCATTTGATTTCTAACCGAAATCATATTGAAGGAAATATTATCACAAACCAGCAGCTGCAGCCacatcaaaatttgatttatcattTTGGAGAtcaaattgaacaaattaGTCCCACAAACCCCTGGCTACCACCAAATagaaatttgatttcttttcctGGAAATCTTATTGAACAACTACCAAGTGATCATTTGATTTCTAAGCAAAATCTTAGTGAAGAAAATAGTCTCAAAAACCTGCATCTACAGCCAAATCACAATTCGATTTCTAATTTTGgaaatcaaattaaagaaaatagtcCCACAAACCCCCAGCTACCATTAAACAGCAATTTAGATTCACTACTTCTAAATCAGCCTATGGTGCTGCATTCTAGCTGttcttttgttaattatgatatttctgattatcaaattaacaGTGATCAGGTAAATGACCTGATCAATTCCCAAAGGGCTTTCCAGGGTGAAAATTCTCGCAAAGACACTGGACAAACCCTTACCCCCGATTTAAACTCATCAAAGTCAGATGGAGGAACTTCAACTTATGCAGAGGATAGCAGTGACCCAAATAACACTGCTTACATTGATGCATGGTTAGATGAGCCACTTGAGGATGGAGGAGCTTCAACTTATGCAAAGGATAGCAGTGACCCAAATAACATTGCTTACATCGATACATGGTTAGATGAGCCACTTGAGGCTGGAAGAGCTTCAACTCTTGCAGAGGATAGCAGTGACACAAATAACACTGCTTACATGGATGGATGGATAAATGGACTATTGCTTTAA